Proteins co-encoded in one Klebsiella michiganensis genomic window:
- the tauD gene encoding taurine dioxygenase (catalyzes the conversion of taurine (2-aminoethanesulfonate) to sulfite and aminoacetaldehyde concurrently with the conversion of alpha-ketoglutarate to succinate and carbon dioxide; non-heme iron oxidase; allows the use of taurine as an alternative sulfur source; forms homodimers), translating into MSEKVNIKPLGPYIGAQVDGVDLTRGLSDNQFEQIYHALIRHQVLFFREQEITPAQQRALALRFGDLHIHPVYPHAEGVAEIIVLDTHNDNPPDNDNWHTDVTFIETPPAGAILAAKQLPETGGDTLWTSGIAAYEALSEPFKKLLSGLEAEHDFRKSFQEYKYAHNEVEHQRWREAVAKNPPLRHPVIRTHPVSGRQALFVNEGFTTRIVNLTEKESETLLGFLFAHITKPEFQVRWRWQQNDIAIWDNRVTQHYANADYLPARRIMHRATILGDKPFWRG; encoded by the coding sequence ATGAGTGAAAAAGTGAACATTAAGCCGTTGGGGCCGTACATCGGGGCGCAGGTTGACGGCGTGGATTTAACGCGCGGCCTGAGCGACAACCAGTTCGAGCAGATTTACCACGCGCTGATCCGCCACCAGGTGCTGTTCTTCCGTGAACAGGAAATCACGCCGGCACAGCAGCGCGCGCTGGCTCTGCGGTTCGGTGACCTGCATATTCACCCGGTTTACCCCCATGCCGAAGGTGTGGCAGAGATCATCGTGCTGGATACCCACAACGATAATCCACCGGATAACGACAACTGGCACACCGACGTGACCTTTATTGAAACACCGCCTGCCGGGGCGATTCTGGCGGCGAAGCAGCTCCCGGAAACCGGCGGAGATACGCTGTGGACCAGCGGGATCGCCGCTTATGAGGCGCTGTCCGAACCGTTTAAAAAACTGTTATCCGGGCTGGAGGCCGAGCACGATTTCCGTAAATCGTTCCAGGAGTACAAGTACGCCCACAACGAAGTGGAGCATCAGCGCTGGCGCGAAGCCGTGGCGAAGAACCCGCCTCTGCGCCATCCGGTGATTCGGACGCATCCGGTCAGCGGCAGGCAGGCGCTGTTCGTCAACGAAGGCTTTACCACCCGCATTGTTAACCTGACGGAAAAAGAGAGCGAGACGCTGCTGGGCTTCCTGTTTGCCCACATCACCAAACCGGAGTTCCAGGTGCGCTGGCGCTGGCAGCAAAACGATATTGCTATCTGGGACAACCGCGTGACGCAGCACTACGCCAATGCCGATTATCTTCCGGCCCGCCGCATCATGCACCGCGCGACAATCCTCGGGGATAAGCCTTTCTGGCGCGGTTAG
- a CDS encoding taurine transporter subunit, whose amino-acid sequence MSVVIQDKPSRRKLAWRWPFSRQLTLSATTLVGLVLLWWWVAAQHWISPLFLPPPGQVLAKLITIAGPQGFMDATLWQHLAASLGRILTALAAAVLIGIPVGIAMGLSPTVRGILDPLIELYRPVPPLAYLPLMVIWFGIGETSKILLIYLAIFAPVAMSTMAGVRSAKQVRIRAAQALGASRWQVIWHVILPGALPEILTGFRIGLGVGWSTLVAAELIAATRGLGFMVQSAGEFLATDVVLAGIGVIAVIAFCLELGLRALQRRLTPWHGEGQ is encoded by the coding sequence ATGAGCGTAGTCATTCAGGATAAACCCTCGCGTCGCAAATTAGCGTGGCGCTGGCCGTTTTCACGTCAGCTCACCCTGAGCGCAACCACGCTGGTCGGGCTGGTACTGCTTTGGTGGTGGGTGGCGGCGCAGCACTGGATAAGCCCGCTGTTTCTGCCGCCGCCGGGGCAGGTGCTGGCGAAGCTAATCACCATTGCCGGGCCGCAGGGTTTTATGGACGCCACCCTGTGGCAACATCTGGCTGCGAGCCTGGGGCGCATTCTTACCGCGCTCGCCGCTGCGGTACTGATTGGTATTCCGGTGGGCATTGCGATGGGGCTGAGTCCCACCGTGCGCGGCATTCTTGATCCGCTGATCGAGCTGTACCGCCCGGTGCCGCCGCTGGCCTATTTGCCGCTGATGGTGATTTGGTTCGGCATCGGGGAAACATCCAAAATCCTGCTGATTTATCTCGCGATTTTTGCCCCGGTGGCCATGTCCACCATGGCGGGCGTGCGCAGCGCGAAGCAGGTACGCATTCGTGCCGCTCAGGCACTCGGTGCCTCTCGCTGGCAGGTTATCTGGCATGTGATTTTGCCGGGGGCGCTGCCGGAGATTCTGACCGGGTTCCGCATTGGGCTGGGCGTGGGTTGGTCCACGCTGGTGGCCGCAGAGCTTATCGCCGCCACGCGCGGCCTGGGCTTTATGGTGCAGTCCGCCGGTGAGTTTCTGGCTACCGACGTGGTGCTGGCAGGGATCGGCGTCATTGCCGTCATCGCATTTTGTTTAGAACTGGGGCTGCGGGCGCTACAGCGCCGCCTGACCCCGTGGCATGGAGAAGGGCAATGA
- the tauB gene encoding taurine transporter ATP-binding subunit (Part of the ABC transporter complex tauABC involved in taurine import), which produces MLQVSHLSAEYGGKPVLDDINLTVDEGELLVVLGPSGCGKTTLLNLIAGFVPYRSGSITLQGKTVKGPGAERGVVFQNEGLLPWRSVLHNVAFGLQLAGQAKPEREEIALDMLRKVGLEDKAKNAIWQLSGGQRQRVGIARALATKPQLLLLDEPFGALDAFTREQMQTLLLKLWHESRRQVLLITHDIEEAVFLATELVLLSPGPGRVLERLPLDFGRRFAAGEPCRSIKSDPEFIAKREYVLSRVFDRREGFL; this is translated from the coding sequence ATGCTACAGGTTTCGCATCTCAGCGCGGAGTACGGTGGAAAACCCGTACTCGACGACATTAATCTGACGGTGGACGAGGGCGAATTGCTGGTGGTGCTCGGCCCTTCCGGCTGCGGTAAGACCACGCTGCTTAACCTGATCGCCGGTTTCGTCCCTTATCGTTCCGGCAGTATTACGCTGCAGGGCAAAACGGTTAAAGGGCCCGGCGCCGAGCGTGGGGTTGTTTTTCAGAACGAAGGGCTGCTGCCCTGGCGCTCGGTGCTGCATAACGTAGCCTTCGGGCTACAGCTTGCCGGGCAGGCTAAGCCCGAGCGCGAAGAGATTGCGCTCGACATGCTGCGTAAGGTTGGGCTGGAAGATAAGGCGAAAAACGCCATCTGGCAGCTTTCCGGCGGGCAGCGACAGCGGGTAGGCATTGCCCGGGCGCTGGCGACGAAGCCCCAGCTTTTGCTGCTGGATGAACCCTTTGGCGCGCTGGATGCTTTTACCCGCGAGCAGATGCAAACCTTGCTATTGAAGCTCTGGCACGAGAGCCGCCGTCAGGTGCTGCTGATCACCCACGACATTGAAGAAGCGGTCTTTCTGGCGACGGAGCTGGTCTTGCTGTCGCCGGGCCCTGGCCGCGTGCTGGAACGGCTACCGCTTGATTTTGGCCGCCGTTTTGCCGCCGGGGAGCCGTGCCGCAGCATCAAATCCGATCCGGAATTTATCGCCAAACGTGAATACGTGCTGAGCCGCGTGTTTGATCGCCGGGAGGGCTTCTTATGA
- the tauA gene encoding taurine ABC transporter substrate-binding protein (with TauB and TauC is responsible for taurine uptake.): protein MAAKRHSLWLVALALIAAQAHAVDVTVAYQTSAEPAKVAQADDAFAKDSGAKVEWRKFDSGASVVRALASGDVQIGNIGSSPLAVAASQNVPIEVFLLASQLGNSEALVVKKGIKTPQDLIGKRIAVPFISTTHYSLLASLKHWGIKPDQVQILNLQPPAIIAAWQRGDIDAAYVWAPAVNELEKDGNVLTDSAQVGQWGSPTLDVWVVRKDFAEKHPEVVTAFARSAVAAQKGYLDNPDGWLKQPDNLGKLSRLSGVPASDVPGLVKGNTYLTAKQQVEQLSGPVNKAIVDTAHFLKEQGKVPAVATDYSQFVTDRFVKPLAQ from the coding sequence ATGGCAGCAAAACGACACTCACTCTGGCTGGTTGCACTGGCCCTTATTGCGGCTCAGGCCCACGCGGTGGATGTCACCGTGGCGTACCAAACCTCCGCCGAACCCGCCAAAGTTGCGCAAGCCGATGACGCTTTTGCCAAAGACAGCGGAGCGAAAGTGGAATGGCGTAAGTTCGACAGCGGTGCGAGCGTGGTGCGGGCCCTGGCATCGGGCGATGTGCAAATCGGCAATATCGGCTCCAGCCCGCTGGCCGTTGCCGCTAGCCAGAACGTTCCCATTGAAGTCTTCCTGCTGGCCTCGCAGCTCGGTAACTCCGAAGCGCTGGTGGTCAAAAAAGGGATTAAAACGCCGCAGGATTTAATCGGCAAACGTATCGCCGTGCCGTTTATTTCGACCACCCACTACAGCCTGCTGGCTTCCCTCAAGCATTGGGGTATCAAGCCGGATCAGGTTCAAATCCTTAACCTTCAGCCGCCGGCGATCATTGCCGCCTGGCAGCGCGGGGATATCGACGCCGCCTATGTCTGGGCTCCGGCTGTGAATGAGCTGGAAAAAGACGGCAACGTACTCACGGACTCGGCGCAGGTCGGCCAATGGGGCTCCCCAACGCTCGATGTTTGGGTGGTGCGTAAAGACTTTGCCGAAAAACACCCTGAAGTGGTCACCGCTTTTGCCCGCAGCGCCGTTGCGGCTCAGAAAGGCTACCTCGACAACCCGGATGGCTGGCTCAAGCAGCCGGACAACCTGGGCAAGCTTTCACGCCTGAGCGGCGTGCCGGCAAGCGACGTGCCGGGGCTGGTGAAGGGCAATACCTATCTGACGGCGAAGCAGCAGGTTGAGCAGCTTAGCGGCCCGGTGAATAAAGCCATCGTGGACACCGCCCACTTCCTGAAAGAGCAGGGCAAAGTACCGGCGGTAGCAACCGACTATAGCCAGTTTGTGACCGACCGCTTCGTGAAGCCGCTGGCGCAGTAA
- a CDS encoding transcriptional regulator has protein sequence MQAEAESRVAIQEIRMYQAHALHRVKLLMPALCRIRQGKKAVSWGEQSDMANNSQIILFPSGHEFGIANYPEGGFYLAEMLYLPPGLIQRFRQFYPLEPQEESKRGFCIRQNEELVFCWEQLKSALLKKLPGQVLEHLAMAILLTLGKNNISDLFLSHPQDSLVSRCQNLLLANPGARWTAPEMARQLFMSTSTLRRHLAAEGESFQNLLDDVRLNNALAAIQTTHTPISEVARENGYLCPSRFTARFQKRFQITPRALRQAAKAQ, from the coding sequence ATGCAGGCAGAAGCAGAGTCGCGCGTGGCGATACAGGAAATTCGCATGTATCAGGCCCACGCTCTTCATCGGGTTAAACTGCTGATGCCTGCCTTGTGCCGTATTCGTCAGGGTAAAAAAGCGGTGAGTTGGGGTGAGCAAAGCGATATGGCCAATAACAGCCAGATAATCCTGTTTCCCTCCGGCCATGAATTTGGCATTGCCAATTACCCTGAGGGCGGTTTTTATCTGGCAGAAATGCTCTATCTGCCGCCGGGATTAATTCAGCGCTTCCGGCAGTTTTATCCTCTGGAGCCGCAAGAAGAGAGCAAGCGTGGTTTTTGTATACGGCAGAATGAGGAACTGGTTTTCTGCTGGGAACAGTTAAAAAGTGCCCTGCTGAAGAAACTGCCGGGCCAGGTGTTAGAGCATCTGGCGATGGCGATTTTGCTGACGCTGGGGAAGAACAATATCAGCGATCTTTTTCTCTCTCATCCACAGGATTCGCTGGTTAGCCGCTGCCAGAACCTTTTGCTGGCGAACCCCGGCGCACGCTGGACGGCCCCGGAAATGGCGCGTCAGCTGTTTATGTCCACCTCAACGCTGCGCCGCCACCTTGCCGCCGAAGGCGAAAGCTTCCAGAACCTGCTGGATGACGTGAGGCTGAACAACGCCCTCGCCGCCATCCAGACAACGCACACGCCAATAAGCGAAGTGGCAAGAGAGAACGGCTATCTTTGCCCTTCTCGCTTTACCGCTCGCTTTCAGAAGCGCTTCCAGATAACGCCGCGCGCGCTGCGCCAGGCCGCAAAAGCGCAGTGA
- the murP gene encoding PTS system N-acetylmuramic acid transporter subunits IIBC (belongs to PEP-dependent PTS system; catalyzes the phosphorylation of incoming sugar substrates concomitant with their translocation across the cell membrane; IIB is phosphorylated by IIA and then transfers the phosphoryl group to the sugar; IIC forms the translocation channel; requires crr-encoded enzyme IIA-glucose component) produces MAKITGSMMEDILRLTGGSGNILVCGNCMTRLRLTLKNRDLVQHDDLKKIPGVMGVVNGDDQLQIILGPGKAQTASELMNSLLKQGGQSEPEKGDSADLAALASQNKQQMKAKQNSAVHNFLTKFATIFTPLIPGFIAAGLLLGIATLLQQTLVVEGTTPAAWLTQLIAYLKVFSVGLFTFLSILIGFNTQKAFGGTGVNGAIIASLFILRYVPEGKVGYYAGMDTFFGLAIDPRGNIIGVLLACMLGAWIERQVRRMIPDNLDMILTSTITLLITGAITFVAIMPIGGELFKGMSWLFMHLNGNPFGTAILAGLFLIAVVFGIHQGFVPVYFALMDAQGFNSLFPILAMAGAGQVGAALALFARSPKNSALRTQIKGAIIPGLLGIGEPLIYGVTLPRLKPFITACIGGGVGGFFIGLVAWMGLPVGLNTVFGPSGLVSIPLMTSHQGIFAGMAVYVAGIVIAYIAGFIMTWCFGSKNVDLS; encoded by the coding sequence ATGGCGAAAATCACCGGTTCGATGATGGAAGACATCCTGCGCCTGACGGGCGGCAGCGGCAATATCCTTGTCTGTGGCAACTGCATGACGCGCCTCAGGCTGACGCTCAAAAACAGAGATCTCGTTCAGCACGACGACCTGAAGAAAATTCCCGGCGTGATGGGGGTAGTCAACGGCGACGACCAGCTGCAAATTATTCTCGGCCCTGGCAAAGCGCAAACCGCCAGCGAGCTGATGAATAGCTTGTTAAAGCAGGGGGGCCAAAGCGAGCCGGAGAAGGGCGACAGCGCGGATTTGGCCGCGCTCGCCAGCCAGAACAAACAGCAGATGAAGGCGAAGCAGAACAGCGCGGTGCATAACTTCCTCACCAAGTTTGCCACTATCTTCACGCCGCTTATCCCGGGCTTTATTGCCGCCGGGCTGCTGCTGGGGATTGCCACACTGCTACAGCAAACCCTGGTCGTCGAAGGCACAACGCCTGCGGCCTGGCTGACCCAGCTTATCGCCTATCTGAAGGTGTTCAGCGTCGGGCTGTTTACCTTCCTGAGCATTCTGATTGGCTTCAACACCCAAAAGGCCTTCGGGGGCACTGGCGTAAACGGGGCGATCATCGCCTCGCTGTTTATTCTGCGCTACGTGCCGGAAGGCAAAGTGGGCTATTACGCCGGGATGGATACCTTCTTTGGGCTGGCTATCGACCCGCGCGGCAACATTATTGGCGTGCTGCTGGCCTGTATGCTGGGGGCGTGGATCGAACGTCAGGTTCGGCGGATGATCCCGGACAATCTGGATATGATCCTCACCTCGACGATCACCTTATTGATAACCGGGGCAATCACTTTCGTGGCGATCATGCCCATTGGCGGCGAGCTGTTCAAAGGCATGTCGTGGCTGTTTATGCATCTGAACGGTAACCCGTTCGGCACGGCAATTCTGGCCGGGCTGTTCCTGATTGCCGTGGTGTTTGGTATCCACCAGGGTTTTGTACCGGTCTACTTCGCGCTGATGGATGCCCAGGGCTTTAACTCACTGTTTCCGATTCTGGCAATGGCCGGCGCGGGGCAGGTGGGCGCGGCGCTGGCCCTGTTTGCCCGCTCGCCAAAAAATTCTGCCCTGCGCACGCAAATCAAAGGCGCGATTATTCCCGGCCTGCTCGGCATTGGCGAGCCGCTGATTTACGGCGTGACGCTGCCGCGCCTTAAGCCGTTTATCACCGCCTGTATCGGCGGCGGCGTCGGCGGGTTCTTCATCGGGCTGGTGGCCTGGATGGGGCTGCCCGTCGGACTGAATACGGTGTTTGGGCCGTCAGGTTTAGTCTCGATTCCGTTGATGACTTCCCACCAGGGGATCTTCGCCGGGATGGCGGTGTACGTTGCCGGGATTGTTATCGCCTATATCGCCGGGTTTATCATGACCTGGTGCTTTGGCAGTAAGAACGTTGATTTGAGCTGA
- the murQ gene encoding N-acetylmuramic acid-6-phosphate etherase (catalyzes the cleavage of the lactyl ether moiety of N-acetylmuramic acid-6-phosphate (MurNAc-6-P) to form N-acetylglucosamine-6-phosphate (GlcNAc-6-P) and lactate; involved in MurNAc dissimilation pathway): MKINLTQLVTEGRNPASAEIDTLPTLEMLKVINNEDKQVPLAVEATLPQVAQVVDKVVAAFAQGGRLIYSGAGTSGRLGILDASECPPTFGTPREQVVGLIAGGHPAILQAVENAEDNREMGEQDLRNLNFSARDVLVGIAASGRTPYVLGAMAYAKSVGATVAAISCNPGSEMSLAADIAIEPVVGPEIVTGSSRMKAGTAQKLILNMITTGSMIRSGKVYGNLMVDVEATNAKLIQRQVNIVVAATECSPEQAEAALSACRRHCKTAIFMLLSGLSAEEASCLLAKKHGFIREALRGLNG, from the coding sequence ATGAAAATTAACTTAACCCAACTGGTCACCGAAGGCCGCAATCCGGCCAGCGCGGAAATCGACACGCTGCCAACCTTAGAGATGCTTAAAGTTATCAATAACGAAGACAAGCAGGTGCCGCTGGCGGTGGAGGCAACGCTGCCGCAGGTCGCTCAGGTCGTCGATAAAGTGGTGGCTGCTTTCGCCCAGGGCGGCAGGCTGATCTATAGCGGCGCGGGGACGTCCGGTCGGCTGGGGATTCTGGATGCAAGTGAGTGCCCGCCAACATTCGGCACACCGCGTGAGCAGGTTGTCGGACTGATTGCCGGCGGGCATCCGGCCATTCTGCAGGCGGTAGAAAACGCCGAAGACAACCGTGAAATGGGCGAGCAGGATCTGCGTAACCTGAATTTCAGCGCGCGTGACGTGCTGGTGGGGATAGCCGCCAGCGGGCGCACGCCTTACGTGCTGGGGGCCATGGCCTATGCAAAAAGCGTGGGTGCCACCGTCGCCGCAATCTCCTGTAATCCGGGTAGCGAAATGAGCCTGGCGGCGGATATCGCCATCGAGCCCGTCGTCGGCCCGGAAATCGTCACCGGTTCTTCGCGCATGAAAGCCGGGACGGCGCAGAAGTTGATCCTGAATATGATCACTACCGGATCGATGATTCGCAGCGGCAAAGTTTACGGCAACCTGATGGTGGATGTGGAAGCCACCAACGCGAAGCTGATCCAGCGCCAGGTCAATATCGTGGTGGCGGCCACCGAGTGCAGCCCTGAGCAGGCCGAAGCCGCGCTTAGCGCCTGCCGGCGTCACTGCAAGACGGCGATCTTCATGCTGCTGAGCGGCCTGTCTGCCGAAGAGGCAAGCTGTCTGCTGGCGAAAAAACACGGCTTTATACGTGAAGCATTGCGGGGGTTAAACGGATAG